The genomic region TGGCTGCATGCGGATTGAGATCGTTGAGGGTGACATCACCGGACGGCAGGTGGACGCGGTGGTGAATGCGGCCAACTCTTCGCTGCTGGGCGGCGGTGGCGTGGACGGGGCGATCCACCGGGCGGCGGGGCCGGAACTGCTGGCCGCCTGCCGCGAGCTGAGGGCAACGACGCTCCAGGACGGGCTGCCGGTGGGCGCTGCCGTGGCCACCCCCGGGTTCGGGCTGCCGGCGCGCTGGGTCATCCACACCGTCGGGCCCAACCGCCGCGCCGGGCAGACCAACCCGGCATTGCTGGCGTCCTGCTTCACCGAGAGCCTGCGTGTTGCCGAGGGCCTGGGTATCCGGTCGCTGGCCTTTCCCGCGGTGAGCGCCGGGGTCTACGGCTGGGACGCCCGCCAGGTGGCGCAGGTGGCGTTTGAGGCCGTCCGATCGTACGCCTCCAGCCGCTCTGCCGAAGGCGGCGAGCACGGCGTCGAGCTGGTGGAGTTCGTGCTCTTCAGCCCGGAAACCGTTGCGGTCTTCCGGGATGTCCTTGAAGGTGCTGCATAGCGCACCTCGACCTGGCTAGCGGACTTCGCTCAGCTCGAGGCGGCTGCGGTACTCGACGGGCTTTTCCGTGATGGGGTCCACGAACCGGATGCCGCGGGCCAGCAGCTGGAGCGGCTTGGTGTAGTCGTCTGGTGCCTTGTCCAGCAGCTCGGGGTAGAACGAATCGTGCAGGATGCCCAGTCCCAGCGAGGCCATGTGCACCCGGAGCTGATGGGTTTTCCCGGAGTGCGGTTCGAGTCGGTAGAGGCCAAGGCGTCCTGCTCCGGCCGTCGCGTGGCCGCCGCAATCAGCGCCGTCGAACGTCCGCAGCAGGTCGATGCGGGTCTCCGCATTCGGCTCGCCCTCGATCACCTCCGCCAGAAGGTAGCTGCGGGACTTAGTCATCCGGTTGCGCACTACCACCGGATAGTCGACAGCTGGATGCCCGTGAGCCGGTTCAGCGGCGGACACGCACTCGTATTCCTTCTGGACCTGGCGCTTCTCGAACAGCACCTGGTACTTCCCGCGGGTCTCCGGGTTGGTGGAGAGCAGGAGGATGCCCGCGGTCATGCGGTCCAGGCGGTGCATCGGGATCAGGTCCGGGAGGTCCAGCTGGTTCCGGAGCCGGACCAGCGCCGATTCCTGGATGTACGTGCCCCCGGGCGTGGTGGGCAGGAAGTGCGGCTTGTCCACCACAAGGATGTGCTCGTCCTGGTGCAGGATGTTTAGTTCCACGGGCAGCCGGGTTTCCGGCGGGAGCGTGCGGTAGTACCAGATGAAGGTGTGGTCCTCGAGCCTGGTGCTGCGATGCAGGGGGATGCCGCCCTCGCCCACGATCTCCCCGGCGTCGAACCGGTCCTCGATGCCTTGGGGGTCGATGTGCCCCCAGCGGTGCATCATGTAGTCCATTGCGGTGTCCCAGGGGCCCTCGTCCGGGAGGCGCAGACGGGTGGCGTTCACGCCGTCGCGCACGGGGAGGGGGGATTGCATCACGGGTCCATTCTACTTTGCGCCCTGCCGCCCTGCGCGCCGGTCCGTGGTGCCTCCCGGCGTCGAGTTCGCCGGAACCATGCCGGTTCGCCGGAACCTTCCGGCGACTTCACACCGTTCCGGCGACCTCGGTACGGTGCTGCCGCCTCGCCGCAGAAACTCGCCACGTTCGCCATCGACGGCGAGATTACCTTCCGCACCGCCGCCGACCGTGCAGCCTTCGCCGAGGATCTTGGCGTGGCGGTCACCCGGCTTGTGGACCAGGACCACCACGGCGGTGCCGGGGGACGGAAGCAACGGCTCGTCGTCGCGCTTCACCCCGCACTCAAGCCGGAAACACAGGACTCAACCAAAACCATCCCCGCCAAGGCCGGTTTCGTGCGGCTCAAGAAGGCGCTCGGCGTGGAGAATGCGTCGCAGGGCGAGAGTTTTGATGTGGAGGTCGACGGCGTCGGGCGGCTGAGCGGGCAGGTGGACTTCTCCAACGAGAACTTCCTGGGCCTGCGGACCGCGGACACCATGTACCGGTTCTTTGGCCGCAACTCGTTCGGCGCACCCGTGGGCATGACCGTCCACGACTTCAGCGGCAGCGGGGATTCTGCGGCAACTGCCAGGGCCTGGGGTGCGTTCCTTGAAGAGGTCTACGCCTAGGTTCAGGACGCACCTGTGGCCTCAGGACGCGCAACCGGTCCGGTGACACTCGAATACGCATGTCGCCGGACCGTTTGTTTGTCGCCAGGCGATTGGCGTGTCAGGCGATGGCGGCGGCGGGGGAGTCCCTGAGGGTCCGCCTTAGCTGCGGAGCGGCGTCCAGCCTGTCCTGGGCGGCCCTCAGCGCGAGGACTGCGGTCTCCAGCTGGTCCGGCGGCAGTGTGAACGGAATGCGGAGGAAGTTCTCAAACACCCCGCCAACGCCGAAGCGCGGGCCGGCAGCGAGGCGGATGCCGAGTTCCGGGGCTACGACGGTCAGTGCCGTGCTGCTGGGTGATGGCAGCCGGCACCAGACGGCCAGGCCGCCGTCGGGCCGTTCCGCCTCCCACCGCGGCAGATGAGCCTTGAGCAGCTCCAGCAGTGCGGAGCGGTTCTCGCGGAGCGCGGACAGGCGGGCGGGCAGTGGACCGGCCAGGTTCCGCACCAGGTGGGCCGCCGCAAGCTGCTCCACCACCGGACCACCAAGGTCCATCGTGGTCCGGACGGCCGCGAACCGCTGAATCAGGCTGTCTGACGCGCGGATCCAGCCCGTGCGCATGCCCGCCCAGTGCGACTTGCTTAGCGATCCGATGGACACCACGGCCGGACTGAACGATGCCAGGGGAGCGGTTGTGCCGCCGTCGAGGTTCAGCTCACGGAGGGTCTCATCCACCACCAGGACGGTGCCCGACGCCGCGGCGGCACGGACCAGTCGGCGGCGCTGTGCGTTGGGCATCAGCCGGCCGGTGGGGTTGTGGAAATCCGGGACCGTGTAGGCCATGCGGGGCCGCTGCTGCATGAGGGCAGACTCGATCGAGTCCAGATCCCAGCCCCGCTCCGACGCAGGCGGAAGAGGCACCGGCACCAGGCGGCAGCCCGTGGCGCGCATGGCGTCGAGCGCGTTCGGGTAGGTCGGCTGCTCCACGAGGACCTTGTCCTGTTTTCCGACGAGCGCCCGCAGCACGATGTTGAGCGCATGCTGCGCGCCGGACGTCACCAGGATCTGCCCGGCCGTGGTGGGCACGCCGGCGTCGGCATAGTGGCCGGCGATCGCCTCCCGGAGGGCCGGCACCCCCAGGGCGTCGTAACCGAAGCCGGGCAGCAGGGCGGGCAGTTCTGTGAGGGCAGCGGCGAACGCCTGATGGACCGCCTCGCCGCTGGCCGGGAGCGACGCATACGCGAGGTCGATGACGCCGTCGGGAACAGCAAGGCCCGGCGCCCCCGACAAGCCCACCCCCGAGTCCCGCTCCTGACCTGCCGCGTAGGCAGTCCGCGGCAGGCACGTGCGGCCGCGCGTGCCCTGGCCGCTGCTCAGGAAACCCTGATCGCGCAGGCTGGAATACGCCGCGGTTACCGTGGTGCGGCTGACGGCGAGGGTGGCGGACAACGTCCGTTCGCTAGGCAGCGCGGTGCCCAGCGGGATGCGCCCGTCAAGCACCAAAAGGCGCACGACGTCGGCCAGTTCGCGGTAGGCGGGAGCGTTGCCGCGGTGCCACTGGCCCAGGAGGCGGGCAAGGGCGGTGGGGGTGAGGGATCCGGACATGAGGCCAGTATTCCAAACTGGCCATGGAAAACAAGGCCAGTTCTGCCGCAGGATGGTTCAATGATGATCCGAAGACTTGCACAGCTCTTCACCGGCCTCGCCATGTACGGCATTTCACTGGCCCTGTTTATCCGGGCCGGGCTCGGGCTGGACCCGTGGGACGTGTTCCATCAGGGCGTTGCCGGCAAAACCGGGCTGAGCATTGGCGTGGTGGTCATCATCGTCAGTTTCCTGGTGCTTCTGCTGTGGATTCCACTGCGGCAGCGGCCGGGCTTCGGCACACTGTGCAATGCCATCCTCGTGGGGGTCTTTGCCGACGTCGGGCTCGCCCTGATCCCCACGTTCTCCCATCTCGGGGGCCAGACCGCGATGCTGGCCGGCGCGGTGGTGCTCAACGGGATCGCCTCCGCGTGCTACATCGGCGCCCGCTTCGGCCCCGGCGCCCGCGACGGGCTCATGACCGGCCTGGCCCGGCGCACCGGCTGGTCGGTGCGCCTCTCGCGGACACTGATCGAGGTTGTGGTGCTCGGGGCAGGCTGGCTCCTCGGCGGCTCGGTCGGCGTGGGGACCGTGGTTTATGCCCTGGCGATCGGCCCCCTGGTCCAGCTCCTGCTGCCGTACTTCATGGTTCCGGCGCGGGAACCGGTCGGAGATCAGGCTGCCCGTTCGAAGTCCGAGGACCAGGCTGCCGAATCATCTGTCGGTTCCAGGTCCGGGGACCGCGAGGGCCGGTCCGGAACGCCGGTGGCCACCTCCTGACACCGTTTTTCCTGCGCCCGGCGCGGCAGTGTCAGGCTTCGGAGCCGCCGAGCAGGGGCTGGCAGGTAGGGCAGAAGTAAATGTCGCGTTCTTCGGTGACCGCCACGGGCGCGCTGCCCGGCGCAGCCACTCCCGCAAGGTTTTTGCCCGGCACACTCTTGCCCAGCACGCCGTGCCGGATGGGGGTCCGGCAGCGCAGGCACGGCTGGTGCTCGCGCCGGTACACCCAGTAGCCGGGACGGCCGGCAGCCCGGCCCACCGGAGTACCACGGGCGTTGAGCAGTGTTGTCCGGCGGCCCGGTCCCAGGTTCGCCTCGAGCAACTGCTTGGCGTCGGCAAAAATGGCCGGCCAGTCCTTCACAGCAGCAACAGGCGATGCCGGGTGGATGCCGGCGAGGAAGCATACCTCGCAGCGGTAGATGTTCCCGATGCCCGCGAGGTTGCTCTGGTCCAGGAGGGCCACCCCGACCGGCACATCGGGCCTCGCCGCCACGCGGCGCTCGGCCTCGGCCGGGTCCCAGTCCGGGCCCAGCAGGTCCGGGCCCAGGAATCCGACAGCCTTGTCCTCTTCGCTGGTCTTGATCACCTCAAGCAGGCCAAGGGAAAATCCGACGGCGTCGGCAACGGCCGTGCGGAGCACGCACCGGGCCGTGAATCCCGGCTTCCGCCACCTGCCACCGGGCGGGTAGATCTGCCAGCTGCCCTCCATTTTCAGGTGCGAGTGGATGGTCAGCCGCTCGTGGGCCGGGCTGGCGAGCCGCATCAGCAGGTGCTTGCCGCGGGGTACAACCTCGTCCATGGTCCAGCCGGCCAGGTTCAGTGTGGCGAATCGGGGCACGCGGAAGTCGGACGCGAGAAGTTTCTGGCCGGCGAGGGCAGTGTGCAGCTGGTTGGCGGCGCGCCAGACGGAGTCGCCTTCAGGCACGGATCCTCAGCCCCTTCGGTGTGGAGTATGCGCCGGCGGCAGTCAGTGCCGATGCCGCAGGGGTGTCGAGGATGCCGTGGCCGTTGACCTTTTCCATGACGAGCTTGTCCACTGCCCCGCGCTTCACCACGTCCACGAGGGCTCCGGCAGCGGCGGCGAGGACGGATTCGTCTTCCGTGAAGACCAGCAGCGTCTTGCCGCCCCGTTCGACATACAGCACCAGTGCACCGTCGACCAGCACCACCAGCGCACCGGCCTTCCGCCCCGGGCGGTGCCCGCTGCCGGCTTCGACGTTGCCGGCAGGCCAGGGCAGAGCGGCGCCGTAGGGGTTGGCCGGATCTGTTGCCGCCAGGGCCAGCGCCACGGGTTCCGGCTTGGCCAGCTGGGCGTCTTCGGTATACGAGCGCAGCCGGTCGACGGTAGCGGGCACGGCGAACTGGGCAGCGCCGAGATGTTCGATGAAGTACCCCCGCCTGCACCGTCCGGCCTCCTCCAGCCGGGCCAGGACCTTGTACATGAGCCCGAATCCGCCCAGGATGTTCTCGGCCATGACTGATCCGCGCGTGACCACGCCGTACCTGTCGAGGAGCAGCTCAGCGGTTGCACGGGCGTGGATGGTGGGGTCGAGCTCGGGCGTCGGGAGCGCGGACCAGCGCCCGGCCGCCAGCGGCGGGGTGGGGACTGCGCCGCTGACTGATCCGTAGCGTCCACCGGACAGGCCCGGCGAACCGAGCAGCCCCGTGCCGTGCGACCGTCCCAGCCGGCTGAGGCGCGGGGCCCTGGCCCGGGGGGCCCGCGCGACCTGCCGGTGGGCTGTGTGTCCGCCAGCGATCAGGGCCCGGACCGGGGCGAACGTGTCCCCGGTGATCCGGCCGGCCCACGCAAGATCCCAGATGGCGGACACGACGTCCTGGTCGCCCAGCACCGCGTCCATACCGCCGGCAATGTCCGTCAGCTGCCGGAAAAAGTAGCCGCCGCCGTTGGCCTGCAGGTGGTCCAGCAGCCGACGCTGGGCGTCACCCGGTTCAAAGTCAGGGGCCGGATTCAGGGTCAGTTCCACCGAATCCGCGAGGTGCAGGCTGATCCAGCCGTCGTTGCCCGGCAGCGCGCCGGCACCCGACCAGAGGACCTCCCCGGCGGCCATGAGTTCGTCGAGCATGGCGGGCTGGTAGTTGGACACCCGGCCGGCAAGTACCAGCGGTTCCCAGGCGGAGGCGGGTATGGGCACGCCGGAAAGCTGGTCCACGGCGGTGATGATGCCGTCGAGTCCGCGCAGCGCCGGCTGTCCCCGTCCCGCGCCCGGTGTGCGGACATGTTGCCAGGCGGGCAGGAACCTGCCGTAGGCGGTGATATCAACGGGCTCCACTTCTGCCCGCAGTGCGGCGAGCGAGCGGCGGCGGAGCTTGCGGAGGACTTCGGCGTCGCACCATTCGCTGCCAGCCAGGGCCACGGCCGCCGAGGCAACGGCCGACGCAGCCGCCGCTTCCGCGACGGGGTCAAGTCCGGATCCGGCATCGGAATAGGGCATGGCGGTGGAGCCTTTGCCGGCAGCGGACTGGCCGGCAGCGGGCTCGGCGTGGGGCCGGAATTC from Arthrobacter globiformis harbors:
- the yczE gene encoding membrane protein YczE, whose protein sequence is MMIRRLAQLFTGLAMYGISLALFIRAGLGLDPWDVFHQGVAGKTGLSIGVVVIIVSFLVLLLWIPLRQRPGFGTLCNAILVGVFADVGLALIPTFSHLGGQTAMLAGAVVLNGIASACYIGARFGPGARDGLMTGLARRTGWSVRLSRTLIEVVVLGAGWLLGGSVGVGTVVYALAIGPLVQLLLPYFMVPAREPVGDQAARSKSEDQAAESSVGSRSGDREGRSGTPVATS
- a CDS encoding RluA family pseudouridine synthase, with translation MQSPLPVRDGVNATRLRLPDEGPWDTAMDYMMHRWGHIDPQGIEDRFDAGEIVGEGGIPLHRSTRLEDHTFIWYYRTLPPETRLPVELNILHQDEHILVVDKPHFLPTTPGGTYIQESALVRLRNQLDLPDLIPMHRLDRMTAGILLLSTNPETRGKYQVLFEKRQVQKEYECVSAAEPAHGHPAVDYPVVVRNRMTKSRSYLLAEVIEGEPNAETRIDLLRTFDGADCGGHATAGAGRLGLYRLEPHSGKTHQLRVHMASLGLGILHDSFYPELLDKAPDDYTKPLQLLARGIRFVDPITEKPVEYRSRLELSEVR
- the yczR gene encoding MocR-like transcription factor YczR; the encoded protein is MSGSLTPTALARLLGQWHRGNAPAYRELADVVRLLVLDGRIPLGTALPSERTLSATLAVSRTTVTAAYSSLRDQGFLSSGQGTRGRTCLPRTAYAAGQERDSGVGLSGAPGLAVPDGVIDLAYASLPASGEAVHQAFAAALTELPALLPGFGYDALGVPALREAIAGHYADAGVPTTAGQILVTSGAQHALNIVLRALVGKQDKVLVEQPTYPNALDAMRATGCRLVPVPLPPASERGWDLDSIESALMQQRPRMAYTVPDFHNPTGRLMPNAQRRRLVRAAAASGTVLVVDETLRELNLDGGTTAPLASFSPAVVSIGSLSKSHWAGMRTGWIRASDSLIQRFAAVRTTMDLGGPVVEQLAAAHLVRNLAGPLPARLSALRENRSALLELLKAHLPRWEAERPDGGLAVWCRLPSPSSTALTVVAPELGIRLAAGPRFGVGGVFENFLRIPFTLPPDQLETAVLALRAAQDRLDAAPQLRRTLRDSPAAAIA
- a CDS encoding Fpg/Nei family DNA glycosylase; amino-acid sequence: MPEGDSVWRAANQLHTALAGQKLLASDFRVPRFATLNLAGWTMDEVVPRGKHLLMRLASPAHERLTIHSHLKMEGSWQIYPPGGRWRKPGFTARCVLRTAVADAVGFSLGLLEVIKTSEEDKAVGFLGPDLLGPDWDPAEAERRVAARPDVPVGVALLDQSNLAGIGNIYRCEVCFLAGIHPASPVAAVKDWPAIFADAKQLLEANLGPGRRTTLLNARGTPVGRAAGRPGYWVYRREHQPCLRCRTPIRHGVLGKSVPGKNLAGVAAPGSAPVAVTEERDIYFCPTCQPLLGGSEA
- a CDS encoding O-acetyl-ADP-ribose deacetylase, with the translated sequence MRIEIVEGDITGRQVDAVVNAANSSLLGGGGVDGAIHRAAGPELLAACRELRATTLQDGLPVGAAVATPGFGLPARWVIHTVGPNRRAGQTNPALLASCFTESLRVAEGLGIRSLAFPAVSAGVYGWDARQVAQVAFEAVRSYASSRSAEGGEHGVELVEFVLFSPETVAVFRDVLEGAA